In Styela clava chromosome 14, kaStyClav1.hap1.2, whole genome shotgun sequence, the following are encoded in one genomic region:
- the LOC144432062 gene encoding putative beta-lactamase-like 1 — translation MSKVAVLGVFIAILAITTIAFAGLFTWQYITNTPSGDNPTQPDTTTDTGCPKYPKPQEIDFTKHEEFKNFFEWIDSHVASLVDENARLSITANLVYLDKVIWSGYYGRVNKSTTVKPNKNTIYRIGSISKVFSVLFLFKLWEDGKLDLYDPVTKYAPDFNIGRPLGTKNKINLIDIASQLSGLAASLPYSRLNESVIIYSGTLGDALQLLQSQILVAEPRSRCYYSNLAYALLGHILARNFTTDKDFENWAKQNIVDKLNLTNTGFTYSADVRAIMAAGYLPSGVQAPVYEMLWYAPAGNYYSTIADLAKFSMSFMETSKTILKHETLTEILRPRRTCRHDYFVNITGSPWEMNKLHDYLVVSKSGAVEGYTSAMTMIPELKLSFNFLMAGFRNEDVARIVLDKAIPLFRDTLKKMQQKIMPTPNPEKYVGFFSYYNLENQTISVDENGILIMKNPESPLTTLSAGLSYVSDTVFQLLLMGPGFPCIGDLDIQNGAFVHFKELVNGKYNQFDFPEKFLYGYKRL, via the exons ATGTCCAAGGTCGCTGTGCTTGGCGTATTCATTGCAATACTAGCTATTACAACAATAGCATTTGCTGGTTTGTTTACTTGGCAATATATTACCAACACTCCGTCGGGCGATAATCCAACGCAACCTGATACAACTACTGACACAGGATGCCCAAAATATCCAAAACCCCAAGAAATAG ATTTTACGAAGCATGAAGAATTTAAGAATTTTTTCGAATGGATTGATTCACACGTTGCATCATTAGTGGATGAAAACGCACGACTTTCCATAACGGCAAACTTGGTTTACCTGGATAAAGTAATATGGAGTGGATATTATGGACGAGTGAATAAATCGACCACCGTGAAACCGAACAAAAATACTATTTACAG aattggtAGTATTTCCAAAgtattttctgtattatttttattcaaactatGGGAAGATGGCAAACTTGATTTATACGATCCAGTCACAAAGTATGCACCAGATTTTAACATTGGAAGGCCACTGGGCACGAAGAATAAAATAAACCTAATCGACATTGCTAGTCAGTTATCAGGATTAGCAGC ATCATTGCCTTATAGTCGTTTGAATGAATCAGTAATAATTTATAGTGGAACATTAGGAGATGCTCTTCAGCTTCTTCAATCACAGATTCTGGTTGCCGAACCTCGTTCAAGATGTTATTACAG CAATCTTGCCTACGCATTACTTGGACACATATTAGCAAGAAATTTCACAACTGATAAGGATTTCGAAAACtgggcaaaacaaaatattgttgataaattgaatttaacGAATACAG gaTTCACATATTCAGCTGACGTAAGAGCGATAATGGCGGCAGGGTATTTGCCAAGTGGAGTACAGGCGCCGGTATATGAAATGTTGTGGTATGCCCCTGCTGGAAATTACTACTCCACAATAG CTGACTTGGCTAAATTTTCAATGTCTTTCATGGAGACATCAAAAACAATTCTGAAACATGAAACGTTGACTGAAATACTTCGTCCAAGACGAACATGCAGACATGATTACTTTGTGAATATCACAGGAAGTCCGTGGGAAATGAATAAACTACATGACTACTTG GTTGTATCAAAAAGCGGTGCAGTTGAAGGTTACACATCAGCCATGACAATGATTCCTGAACTAAAACTGTCGTTTAATTTCTTGATGGCTGGTTTTCGGAATGAAGATGTAGCCAGAATTGTATTAGATAAAGCTATTCCTCTTTTCCGAGATACTCTCAAAAA aatgcaacaaaaaatcatgccAACTCCAAATCCTGAGAAATACGTAGGATTCTTTTCTTATTACAATTTGGAAAATCAAACGATATCTGTTGATGAAAATGGAATCTTAATAATGAAAAATCCAGAATCTCCTCTAACAACTTTGAGCGCAGGACTAAGTTATGTTTCAGACACTGTATTCCAGTTGCTACTAATGG GGCCAGGATTTCCATGTATCGGTGATCTTGACATACAAAATGGCGCTTTCGTTCATTTTAAGGAGCTTGTAAACGGAAAATACAATCAATTTGATTTCCCAGAAAAATTTCTTTACGGATACAAAAGACTTTGA